The DNA region GCCTCCCCAAACCTCGCCGCCTACGGCCACATACATATAAAATTTATTGTCCTTTCCTTTCACTACCGATGGCGCCCAAACCATTTCGTTAAGCGAGGTTGTAGTGGTGCAGGCTTGTTTGGTTGGCCAATTGATATGATGACGCGTAAATTTAACAAAGTCGGTAGTTTCCAGCACAGCCAGTTCTTTATCGCCCCAGGGGTCAATTGTGGCATAAATGAAATAGCGACCTTTATCCTTTACAATGGTAGGATCGGCAAAGTACTTCCCGGTTATTGGATTTGGGATCATGTGTTTTTGTGCACATGAAGCTGTGCCAATCAAAACAAGTGTAAAAAAGAAAAGTATGCGCCTGGTCATAATGAAGGTTAAAACAATTCAATATTAAGTGTTATTTTAACAATTAACGAATTTAATACGATTTTATCTCAATTATTTTTTCATCGTTACAAAAAACAGAAGCGCCTATTGGAGGCTATTTAAAAATGAAAAACGTCATTGCGGTACGAAGCAATCCCCAATAGGCAGAGATGCTGTGCAAATTAGCCCTGTAAAATAGGGGATTGCTTCGTACCTAATGACGTGATTGTGGGTCATTGATTATTAAAGGTAATTTTCGTTTTAATTATAACGTGGGCGTTGCCTCCGGCCCGGGCTATTCGCTACAAGTCCTCGCCTTGCCCACACGCAAGGCCCCCGTACGCTGTGGGCTTTCCGCTACTATCCCTAACGCTGCCCCACGCACCATAGCTTAAATATACAAAACCGAAGACATCATCACATTTTTTTCAGGGTCCCCCTGATGGATACTCGCAATGACGTTGGGGTTATATCAGTTTTTTTTGAATTACTTTTTTTACAACTTCTTAGTTTATATTTTCAGGAAAATCTTATTCCGGTATAAGAAGTACAACAAAGCAAGCTGTACAACTACAATAGATATTGCTGCCCACACCGGTTGCCAGCTTTGAGCGAGATGACTGATAATTCCCCCGAAGAAAAAGTTAGCAGTATGTTGAAAATCAACCATCCCTTCAGATGCCAGGTAAATCAGGATAGAGTTTACACCAATAAGCACAAAAGGAAATGCCCATTTTTTATATCCGGCAACATCTATCACCAGGTAAAATACCGACAGGAAAACCAGGCTCCAGCCACCTACAAACATTACAAACGAACTTGTCCATAAACGTTTATTTATCGGGAAAGCAATATTCCAAAGCATGCCTAACCCGATAAATAAAATACCGACCGCTAATAAACAAAAGCCCTTTTTCCACATCGGCCATTTTACAGATTCAAGCTTCAGGAACTGGCCTGTAAAAATCCCCAGCATGGCGGTGCCAATAGCCGGAATGGTAGATAATATACCTTCTGGATCATGTACCTTATCGTGCAGGCGACCGGGAAGTAATAAACGATCAATATAAGATTCCAGGCTGCCATTCATTGTTAAAACCCCTGCCCCGTAACCCGGAACCGGGATTAGTTCCATTGCTGCCCAATAGCCAAACAGCAAAATACCAAACCATAAAATTTGCCCCCGGGTACCGAAATTCAGATAAATTACACCTGCAAAAAACCAGGCCAATCCAATACGCCCCAGCACACTTGCAAAGCGGGTATTCTCCAATCCGTTAAACTTAAACAAGCCGTTAACAACCACCCCTAAAAATAACAGGATAATGGTACGCCTGATCATGGAACGATAAATTTCGCCTTTGGATGAGGAGGGCAACAGATAGGGATAAACTACCCCATACTTAGCAACTTTATTGCCCGTTGAATAAGGCATGGAAACGCCGGCAATAAACAAAAACAAGGGAAAAATCATATCATAAAAGGTAATGCCATTCCATTCGGTATGATGCAGCTGCCCCGACATCCATACCATGAGCGGCCAGCCCGTAGCTTTCGCAAGTGCGTGCACTACTCCTTCCCCACTCATGATCCAAAACATATCAAACCCACGAAGGGCGTCTAACGACAATAACCTTGCCGGCTTTACAATGGTAGTTGTAGATTTAGCTGTCGATGTATCCATTACTTAAGATCGTTACCCATGTTTGTCCTGTATTTTTCATAAAGCTGTTTTGCAACTGCAGCGCTGCTTCCGGCAGGAGCAACCGGGTAAGTTTTGGACGAATTAACCCATTGCCATTCCCAATTGCTTATTGATTTGTCAAATTGTTTAAAATCGGGCTCTTTACCTGTTTTAAGTGATCCTTTCAATAAGTCAAAGAATTTTTGCCAGCGTACTTTATAAAAGTCATTGAGCAAACCGCTCCACTGTCTACAGGAGTATTCATGCAGCGGACTATTGGCATCGCCCCAAAGCGTTATCAGGTTACGGGCATTTTTTTCATAAAGCGCTTTTTCGTTGGGATTAGTCCCCCAGCTACGGGCATCGGCTATCCAGGGCCCCAGCATAAAATCTTTACGGGTGGCAAGCAACCTGTCCATATCGGTTATCAGGTTAAGGTATTCGGCCGTATACTTATCAAAAGCCTTTTCATCTTTATCATGATATGCCTTGATCCATTTCAGCTGGATTGGCCTGCCGTAGTTAGCCAATATTTGTCGCGTTACATCAACCAGGTCATAGTTAAAACCACTGCTTTGTTTGCACGCAGGGATGGCGGTAATCATTTTATCCCAGGCAGGCAGCAGGTCTTTCCGGTTGTAGTTTAAACGGGTGCGTGTCCATATAGCGGCCGAATCAAGCGTTGGCCTGCCGGTGATGATCGATTCGGCACCATCACGAATATCCTTTCCGTTAAAAACGGTAGTCCTGAGTGTTTGCCAGGCATCAAGCGCATCTTTGCTTTTTACACCATAGCGGTTAAACAAGTACTCCGGCAGCCATTGATCAAGGTCAATTGGCTTATTTTGCCAGGTATGTTGTGTCATCAGCTCGTAAAGCACAGGGGTTTGTTCAATGGCTTCCATGGTTAAACCAATACCCACCATTTTTCCTGATTTAGGGTCGTTAAGAGCCTGCGCGGGTTGGGTTGCGACGGCCTCTATCCTACCAAACAAGCTATTGTTACCGCCATAGTTATGCAGCATATTCCAGATCCAGGGTTTGCCGTAAAATGCTTCGGTGCGCTTCCATATCGGTTCATAATCGGTATTGAGGTCAAGCACTATCATATGATCATCGGGCACGGCATTCAGCAATGCCTTGATCTGCTCATTTTGCCAGAACTTGCGGTCGCTGAAAAACAACCAGCCCTGCATTACCCAAACAGCTTTCGGATCGGCCCCTTTCATACCATCATAAACCCGCGCGCTTAGTTCCGAAAGGAATTTAGGATCATTTGATGGAGGCTCATTCTCATTAAAAGTATCGGCAGAATATAAATGATCCGTGCCATAAACCTTGGTTTGTTCCTGTATAAACTTTTTACCGATCTCTGCAAATAGCGGATCTTCCGAATCCAGGATATAAGTATCGGCAAAACCGTTATTCCAGTTGGTTTGCTTTAGTTTAGCATTAGGGAAATGTTTTTTAAACGATGCCGGCACATGACCAGTAAACGCCGGAAGCACCGGTTTTATACCAAGTTCGCGCTCACGCTGCAATATTTTGATCTGCAAATCCCGGTGACTGGTTATCCAGCTTGCGGGCAGCGGGCCGTCCCATTTATCTATATTGCCCATATAAAACCAGCCAAAATATGCGGGACCGGTAAAAAAGTCCTGCATATCTTTATTGCTAAAGCCCATGCCTTTGTAAACTTTGTCCCAAACGTACTCCTGCCCGGTTATGGCCAGCGGCATATTGATGCCGTGAAGGGCCATCCAGTCAATTTCCTTTTCCCATCGTTTCCAGTCCCACCAGCTCATGCTATAGCTATAGGTACAATAGTTAAGATAATACCGGTATTGGTAAGGCGTAGTTTTATGAACCTTTTGGGTTGGGATAGGCAACTTTGCGGGAAGGTTCAGATTTGTACCATTCCATGTGATCTGGCAATGGGCGTATTCGGTAAGGTAATAATATAAGGCTGATGCCACCGCAATGCCATTATTGCCCCTTAATATAATTTTGCCTTTAGCGCCATCTACCTCAAAAACGTCTTTGGCTTCATTTTCAGAAAGTGGTTGAACAATAAAATTTTGTGCATAACCTGGCACCACCCGTTTAATTAAAGCATAAGAAGCCGGTATATGCAACTGTGCCTTAGCGCCCATCATTCCACCGCATATGCCACACAGCAGCACACAAATGAAAACCTTTGTTTTATAAACCATTTACTTTAGATGTTTTTATGATTGTTGACTTTTAAGCACATCGGCCGATAAAATTTTGAATTATTTTACGTCCCCCTCATGAGGTTCAACCGCATTCTGTATTTCTACAAGAGCATTCGCAACGGCGAATTTGCCCGGCGTATACATCAGGGTCCTCTGCGAGAAACCATGATGGGACGTTAATCAATGAATTTCAAAGTTATCATCGCACGCTTACATGATGTGCATAAACTCAAGGCAATAAAAACAAAAAAAGGCATATTTCATTAAAAATAAATCAAAAAGGGAAAATCGCTTTAAAACTGATATTCCGCCCGATATTATAAATACCCAGGTGCCCGTTTGGCGACGACCGGTAATACTCAAAATACTTTAAACGGTTAAGGTTGGATTGATAGGCTTTATCAAACAAATTATCAACCTGCAAAAAAAGCTCACAGATGGTTTTGTCCAATTTGTTTTTGATAGTAGTACCGGTTCCTATATTAAACAGCGTATAGCCGGGCGTAGCCGTTTCGGTATTATCTAAAGCATAAAAGCGGTTTTGTGTGGTATAAGCATCCATTTCGGCCTTAAAGTAAATCCTGGAAAAAGCACCATACGCTTTCTGCAAGCTCGCCTTAAACTCCGACCGGACGTGCAACGGCGGAATAAATGGCAAATATTTAGCTGCCCCATTGGATTCATCAACAAGCTGTTTATTGCCGTTGATTCCTGTTACATAAGCCAGGCTGTTGTTAAAAGCCAGCCATTTTACATTTTGCGGATGCACATTTAGCGTGAACTCGGCTCCATACAACCGGGCACTGCTTTGCTGATATTGATAAGTGCTGTTACCCGGCACAATCACCACAGGATTACCATTGGCATCGGTTAGTTTGGCCTGGTAAATGTAATTGTTGATGTGGTTATTAAACAGCTCAGCAATCAGGTCAACATCTTTAAGATAAGCGATGAACCCCAGGTCCTCCTGTAAACTAAATTCGGGATTAAAGCTGCGGTTGCCTAAATAAACAATATGCGCGCCGGGGTCGAGCCCGTTTGATCCTATTTCGGTGATATTGGGCGCCCGGTATCCACGGGCAACATTAGCCTTAAACAATAAGCGTTCGCTGATATTGTAGGTTATACCCAAACTCCCCGAAACACCCTGATATACATGTTTAAAAGCCGGAAACTGTAAATGAGCACCTGCTGTATCCGGTAATTTCACATGCTGCTCAAAGCCGTTTTTAGAGTTTGGCCCCACATAAAAATCGTTCCAGCGGATGTGCCTGTTATCATACCTGATGCCACCTGAGATATCAACCTTCCCAATAGTCTTTTTAGCGAAAAGAAAAGTCCCGGCATCAAACAGGTTATAATCAGGGATGGGAAAATCCGTTGCAGCCTTGCTGCGGTTAGTCTGGTACATCCCGTTTACACCGAGCGTACTTTCTATACCTCCTATAGTTGGTAAATTGTATTTCAGATCGTAATTAAGTGTGTTAAGCACTACGTACAAACCCGGCTGATCTGCCAATGTAGGGTGATTATATTCCCTGCGGATGCTTTGCTGCAGCCCGAGCGAAGCACTGATACTGCTCCCTTCGCCAAGTTTAAACTCATTGTGCGTGTAAATGCGATAATGCTGAATACGCTGGTGCAGTGGGGTTATACTGTATGATCTTAACTCGTCATTACTAACAATTGGCCGGTTCCGGATATTATCAGTACTACTTTCTGCTATTTGCTTAGTAAACTGCCTTGTTAATGAATCGCGGCTACCATCGGGAATTTCCTGCCGGTTATCATAAACAGTTGCTGCAATTTGCGAATAACCCCAATTTTTATCAACCCTGGCCATGCCTGATAGGTTAAACTCACGGAAACCGGTGTTGTATACATAACCATCAATGCTGTTTTGATAATCATGCGCCGCTTTTGCCGTTGCCCGGAAGGTATACCTCCAATCGTTCTTTTTGTATGACAAACCCAGCGAAGTGCCGATCATACCGTTATTGGTATGGTAATCGGCGGTATAGTCACCTCTCAAAATATTGTTTTCGCCAACCGGCAAGTAAGGGATCATGTTGATCACCCCTGCCAGTGCATCCGAGCCATAGGTTAAACTTGCCGGGCCTTTCACTACTTCAGCGCGACCGATACCATACTGGTCTATCTCAATACCATGTTCATCACCCCATTGCTGTCCTTCCTGGCGCACGCCGTCATACAAAGTTAACACCCGGTTATAGCCTAATCCCCTGATAAATGGTTTGGAAATATTAGGCCCCGTGGTAACGGCGTTAACACCCGGTACTCCTTTTACAATGGCATCAATAACATTGTTATTCACATTCTGATCCATTTCTTTCCGGGTCATCACTGCAATAGGTATGGGATTACTTCGTAGCTCGGTTTTACGTGAAACCCCGGTCACAGTTACTTCACTCAATTTAGAACTGCTTTCCTGAAGGTTCCCATTCAGTAAGGTAGCCTCATCCGGTTTTACACTCACCTTATAACGCTCGGTAACATACCCAATATTGGAAAATACTACGGTATATGTACCTGCCGGAACATTTTTTAAATGGTAGTAGCCTTTATCATTTGTAGTAACGCCGATAGCAGTTCCTGAAAGTGCAACAGTAGCAAAAGAAAGCGGTTCATTGCCGGCTGTTAATCTTCCTTTGAGGGAACCATGCTGAGCAAAAACCACAGCCGGCGTTAATAAAAAACATAGTAAAGATAATATTTTCATTCGTTTTAGCACATCATAAATAATATACAAAACAAATAAAAAAAATTAGTCTAACCTAATTTTTATAATAAAGCATATAAAATTATTTCATCTATTAATCCAGGTAAAAATTGCGCTGCAAACAGCAGTTCATTAATTGATTAAATAACTTGCTTATGCTGACTTATAGAAGGCTGCTGCGAAGAAAAAGCCAGCATAAAATCCTCAGCCTGCTTAACCATATTTTCCGAACCAATGAAAATAGCCGAACGCTGGTGAAGTTCATTAACATCCAAATCCAGGATCCGCTCAAAACCTGTAGATGCCATACCGCCGGCCTGCTCCACAATAAAGGCCATTGGGTTACATTCATAAACCAACCTTAGTTTGCCTTTTGGATACTGTGCAGTGGTTGGATATAGGAAGATGCCGCCTTTAATGAGGTTACGATGAATATCCGCAATCATTGATCCGGTATACCTTGAAGTATACGGGCGACTGGTAGTTACATCTTCAACCTGGCAATACTTAATATATTTTTTTACACCCAAAGGGAAATGGGTGTAATACCCTTCATTTATTGAATAGATATAGCCATCCTTAGGCATTTTAATATCGGGGTGCGACAGGCAAAACTCTCCTATCGATGGGTCAAGTGTAAAACCATTAACCCCTTTGCCAGTAGTATAAACCAGCATGGTTGATGAACCATAGATCACATACCCCGCTGCAACCTGCTCGGTACCTTTCTGCAGCACATCTTCCAGAGTAGCAGCACCTTCGGTGGATTTACGGCGATATATAGAAAATATAGTGCCCACGCTCACATTTACGTCAATATTTGATGAACCATCCAGCGGATCAATAGCAACAATGTATTTGGCATGCTTTGAAATCTCCGATTCTATCCGGATATGCTCGTCATTTTCTTCTGAAGCTACAACGCAACACTCGCCGCCACTACGCAATGCCGCGATGAATTGCTCATTGGCATAAACATCCATCTTTTTCTGACGCTCACCATGCGAATTTACCGAGTCGGTTTCGCCGATGATATCAATAAGCCCGGCTTTGCTGATCTCGCGGTTTACAATTTTAGCGGCAATGCCAATATCCCGCAAAAGCCTTGACAGTTCGCCTTTAGCAAAAGGGAAATCTGCCTGTTTCTCTATAATAAATTGTCCTAAGGTCTTTACGCTTTTCATAAGGATGTGTATTTAATTAGTTAACAGAAATATTAAAAAATACCGGGGTTTAGTCGGATGATTTATAATTAGGAGGCGGCAGTTTGACAACCGATGAATAAAAGCATCAAAAGATAAACAGTCAATAAACTTGGCCCTATATCCTCATATTCAACTTTTTGCTAAGTTAACAGCTTTTAATTGCCGAACTGTCATGCCCCGTCTCCCTGTATTTTAGTGGTTATTTACTATAATAACTACCTATTAAAGCCAATTATGGGCAGATAATATCATAACTACTTAACCCCCCTCCCCTTTTGATAATATCGTATAATAATTGGATAACGGTTGGATAAAAATGGGAGGCGGCATTATCCATCTTTGTTTTATATCAAAACCAATTAACCAGGGCCAGCTATTATTAATATATAAGTATATGCCGCAAACTGAACATCCTTATCGCGACATCACTATCCGGTTTCCGGGTCAGGTAATTGTTAGCAAAAACTCGCTTT from Mucilaginibacter sp. SJ includes:
- the fbp gene encoding class 1 fructose-bisphosphatase — translated: MKSVKTLGQFIIEKQADFPFAKGELSRLLRDIGIAAKIVNREISKAGLIDIIGETDSVNSHGERQKKMDVYANEQFIAALRSGGECCVVASEENDEHIRIESEISKHAKYIVAIDPLDGSSNIDVNVSVGTIFSIYRRKSTEGAATLEDVLQKGTEQVAAGYVIYGSSTMLVYTTGKGVNGFTLDPSIGEFCLSHPDIKMPKDGYIYSINEGYYTHFPLGVKKYIKYCQVEDVTTSRPYTSRYTGSMIADIHRNLIKGGIFLYPTTAQYPKGKLRLVYECNPMAFIVEQAGGMASTGFERILDLDVNELHQRSAIFIGSENMVKQAEDFMLAFSSQQPSISQHKQVI
- a CDS encoding alpha-N-acetylglucosaminidase translates to MVYKTKVFICVLLCGICGGMMGAKAQLHIPASYALIKRVVPGYAQNFIVQPLSENEAKDVFEVDGAKGKIILRGNNGIAVASALYYYLTEYAHCQITWNGTNLNLPAKLPIPTQKVHKTTPYQYRYYLNYCTYSYSMSWWDWKRWEKEIDWMALHGINMPLAITGQEYVWDKVYKGMGFSNKDMQDFFTGPAYFGWFYMGNIDKWDGPLPASWITSHRDLQIKILQRERELGIKPVLPAFTGHVPASFKKHFPNAKLKQTNWNNGFADTYILDSEDPLFAEIGKKFIQEQTKVYGTDHLYSADTFNENEPPSNDPKFLSELSARVYDGMKGADPKAVWVMQGWLFFSDRKFWQNEQIKALLNAVPDDHMIVLDLNTDYEPIWKRTEAFYGKPWIWNMLHNYGGNNSLFGRIEAVATQPAQALNDPKSGKMVGIGLTMEAIEQTPVLYELMTQHTWQNKPIDLDQWLPEYLFNRYGVKSKDALDAWQTLRTTVFNGKDIRDGAESIITGRPTLDSAAIWTRTRLNYNRKDLLPAWDKMITAIPACKQSSGFNYDLVDVTRQILANYGRPIQLKWIKAYHDKDEKAFDKYTAEYLNLITDMDRLLATRKDFMLGPWIADARSWGTNPNEKALYEKNARNLITLWGDANSPLHEYSCRQWSGLLNDFYKVRWQKFFDLLKGSLKTGKEPDFKQFDKSISNWEWQWVNSSKTYPVAPAGSSAAVAKQLYEKYRTNMGNDLK
- a CDS encoding acyltransferase family protein; protein product: MDTSTAKSTTTIVKPARLLSLDALRGFDMFWIMSGEGVVHALAKATGWPLMVWMSGQLHHTEWNGITFYDMIFPLFLFIAGVSMPYSTGNKVAKYGVVYPYLLPSSSKGEIYRSMIRRTIILLFLGVVVNGLFKFNGLENTRFASVLGRIGLAWFFAGVIYLNFGTRGQILWFGILLFGYWAAMELIPVPGYGAGVLTMNGSLESYIDRLLLPGRLHDKVHDPEGILSTIPAIGTAMLGIFTGQFLKLESVKWPMWKKGFCLLAVGILFIGLGMLWNIAFPINKRLWTSSFVMFVGGWSLVFLSVFYLVIDVAGYKKWAFPFVLIGVNSILIYLASEGMVDFQHTANFFFGGIISHLAQSWQPVWAAISIVVVQLALLYFLYRNKIFLKI
- a CDS encoding TonB-dependent receptor, producing MKILSLLCFLLTPAVVFAQHGSLKGRLTAGNEPLSFATVALSGTAIGVTTNDKGYYHLKNVPAGTYTVVFSNIGYVTERYKVSVKPDEATLLNGNLQESSSKLSEVTVTGVSRKTELRSNPIPIAVMTRKEMDQNVNNNVIDAIVKGVPGVNAVTTGPNISKPFIRGLGYNRVLTLYDGVRQEGQQWGDEHGIEIDQYGIGRAEVVKGPASLTYGSDALAGVINMIPYLPVGENNILRGDYTADYHTNNGMIGTSLGLSYKKNDWRYTFRATAKAAHDYQNSIDGYVYNTGFREFNLSGMARVDKNWGYSQIAATVYDNRQEIPDGSRDSLTRQFTKQIAESSTDNIRNRPIVSNDELRSYSITPLHQRIQHYRIYTHNEFKLGEGSSISASLGLQQSIRREYNHPTLADQPGLYVVLNTLNYDLKYNLPTIGGIESTLGVNGMYQTNRSKAATDFPIPDYNLFDAGTFLFAKKTIGKVDISGGIRYDNRHIRWNDFYVGPNSKNGFEQHVKLPDTAGAHLQFPAFKHVYQGVSGSLGITYNISERLLFKANVARGYRAPNITEIGSNGLDPGAHIVYLGNRSFNPEFSLQEDLGFIAYLKDVDLIAELFNNHINNYIYQAKLTDANGNPVVIVPGNSTYQYQQSSARLYGAEFTLNVHPQNVKWLAFNNSLAYVTGINGNKQLVDESNGAAKYLPFIPPLHVRSEFKASLQKAYGAFSRIYFKAEMDAYTTQNRFYALDNTETATPGYTLFNIGTGTTIKNKLDKTICELFLQVDNLFDKAYQSNLNRLKYFEYYRSSPNGHLGIYNIGRNISFKAIFPF